A single window of Phycisphaerales bacterium DNA harbors:
- a CDS encoding ATP-dependent DNA ligase, protein MLPIPSPLPPMEALSVPELPVMGAWQYEPKWDGFRCLSYRDGESVKMWSKSGQDLTRYFPEVAALLRAVRAEKFVIDGELIVPYGQSSSFEQLLMRIHPAESRVLRLSNEHPAMMVVFDLLVDERGRDLTGLVLRERRAALEKFAARYLTDARLPLSPATLEARAAQAWLKGATGIDGVIAKRLDMSYQSGERTGMQKIKRLQSADCVVGGFRFAEKSTPERPEVGSLLLGLYNAEGKLDHVGFTSSFEAAEKRRLAPLLMELVVPAGGGGGFTGNAPGGPSRWSSKRSMEWQALRPVLVCEVRYDHFSEGRFRHGTKFLRWRPDKAARQCTFEQVTRPTRSSLALLRSA, encoded by the coding sequence CGGAACTGCCGGTGATGGGGGCGTGGCAGTACGAGCCCAAGTGGGACGGGTTCCGGTGCCTTTCGTACCGGGACGGTGAGTCGGTGAAGATGTGGAGCAAGTCGGGGCAGGACCTCACGCGGTACTTCCCGGAGGTGGCGGCGCTGCTGCGGGCGGTGAGGGCGGAAAAGTTTGTGATCGACGGCGAGCTGATCGTGCCGTACGGGCAGAGCTCGTCGTTCGAGCAGCTGCTGATGCGGATCCACCCGGCGGAGAGCCGCGTGCTGAGGCTGAGCAACGAGCACCCGGCGATGATGGTGGTGTTCGACCTGCTGGTGGACGAGCGCGGGCGGGACCTGACGGGACTGGTGCTGCGGGAGCGGCGGGCGGCGCTGGAGAAGTTCGCGGCGCGGTACCTGACCGATGCGCGGCTGCCGCTGTCGCCGGCGACGCTGGAGGCACGGGCGGCGCAGGCGTGGCTGAAGGGGGCGACGGGGATCGACGGCGTCATCGCCAAGCGGCTGGACATGAGCTACCAGAGCGGCGAGCGGACGGGGATGCAGAAGATCAAGCGGCTGCAATCGGCGGACTGCGTGGTGGGCGGGTTCCGCTTCGCGGAGAAGAGCACGCCCGAGCGACCGGAGGTGGGCTCGCTGCTGCTGGGGCTGTACAACGCGGAAGGGAAGCTGGACCACGTGGGGTTCACGAGCAGCTTTGAGGCGGCGGAGAAGCGGCGGCTGGCGCCGCTGTTGATGGAGCTGGTTGTTCCCGCGGGCGGTGGTGGGGGGTTCACGGGGAACGCTCCGGGCGGTCCGAGCCGCTGGAGCAGCAAGCGGAGCATGGAGTGGCAGGCGCTGCGGCCGGTGCTGGTGTGCGAGGTGCGGTACGACCACTTCAGCGAGGGGCGGTTCCGGCACGGGACGAAGTTTTTGCGGTGGCGGCCGGACAAGGCAGCGCGGCAGTGCACGTTCGAGCAGGTGACGCGGCCGACGCGGTCGAGCTTGGCGCTGCTGCGGAGTGCGTGA